ACCAAACTACATTACTTCCATTTTTATTGCTCTTAATTTCGATTCTGATTGTATATATCTGTTTGCTTTTTTTCTTGCGATTTATTACAAAAGAAGAATTAGCTCAACTACCATTCATTAATCGTTTTGTTTCTTAAGTATATTCATTTTTTATATCTACAAACCAGTTTTTAGATTGATCTAAAGAACAAAAGGATATCTGCTTTATATCAGCATATCCTTTTTGTTTTAAGTTCGCTATAAGCCAAGATTCATTTTGATCTATTTTCTCTAAACCTTCTAATTGAATGACACCATCTATAATCAGTGGAACAACAAAACCATTTTCAGCACTTTCCTCTTCTTGATTCGCATTTTCAAAAATAGATAACTTACCTGATGGTTCCAAAATAGCAAATGCTACATCTTGAATACTCTTCGTTCCATTCTCTCTTAGTTGTTGCAATAAATCATCAAACGTATATCGATTTTTCTTCATTTCATACTCATCAACTTTACCACGTGAAATAATCACGGAGGCTTTTCCTTCAAACCAGTCTCTAAAATGCTTGTTTTTTAATGATAGCCATGCAACAGTTCGCTGAATAAACAACAAAAGACCCATTGGGATGAGAGCTTCAATCAACATCCTATCGGTATCCTCGACTGTAAACACCGCCATTTCTGCCACCATAATAAATACAACGATATCTAATATACTCAGTTCTCCAATTTCTCGTTTACCCATTAAACGAAAGATAATCACAACTATGATATAAATAAAGAATGTTCTAAAAATTAACGTTCCTAACTCAAAATCCATCGTTATCCCGTCCTCACTTGATGGTCTTTCCTCCTTTTATTATCGCCTGTATTCTAATTATTATCCTATCAAAAAGGAATCAATAAAAGGACGCAAATAACGGAAATATATATATATTGTGCAAACAATCATTGAAAATAAAACAAAAGGAATTCCATACTTTAAATAACGCATAAAGGATATACTTTCTCCCTCGCCCTCCGCTAATCCAGCTACGACAACATTAGCAGATGCACCAATTAATGTACCATTACCACCTAAACACGCACCTAGAGCAAGAGCCCACCATAATGGATCAACGTTCGTCATCCCATAGGCCTGAAACTCTTCTATAACCGGTATCATAGCAGCAACAAAAGGAATATTATTAATAATTTGTGAAATTAATCCTGATATCCATAGTAGTATAATAGCTGTTAAAGGAAGGTCACCTTCTGTTACCCATATAATATATCGTGCCAGTTCATCAATAGCACCTACTTCTTCCAGGCCACCTACTAACATAAACAATCCGATGAAAAAGAATAAGGTAATCCATTCAATCTCTTGAAATACTTTTTCTGTTTCTAACTCCTTTTCCGTTAACATAAGTAAAAGAAGAGCACCAAAAACAGCTACAGTTGTTAGATCAATATGAAAAATTGGATGAAGTAAAAATCCAAGAATTGTGAGACTTAGCACAGATACTGATTGATAAATCATCGGGCTTTTTTTAATATATTTACTAGCATTAATTTGTAGTAAGTCATCTACTAAATGCAATTTCATGACAAGCTCTTTTCTGAATCGCAAGACTACAAATCCAAGCATACAAATAAATAAAATGATAACTACAGGCCCTAAATTAGTAATGAATGATAAAAATGTAAAATGTTCAACTGCTTGACCAATCATTATATTTGGTGGATCTCCAATTAGTGTAGCTGTTCCTCCTATGTTAGAACTTAGAATAATAGTTAACAAATAAGGAAAAGTTGGCAACTCCAAAAGCTTTGTTAATGTTAAAATGATCGGCACAAATAAAAGGACTGTTGTTACATTGTCAAGTAACGCAGATCCTAAAGCAGTTAAAACAGCCGTCCCTATTAACAATGGAATTGGGGCTCCATTTACTTTCTGTGCAAATATTATTGCAATATAAGTAAATAATCCCGTTTTCTTCGTAATAGAAACTAAAACCATCATTGAAAAAAGTAATGCAATTGTGTTCCAATCAATGTAATCAGTGAATACGGCCTCCCAGGTATATACTTTTGTAAGTAATAATAGGACACCCCCTGAGAGCGCTATTAATGCCTGATTAACCTTTTCCGAAATAATAAATAGATAGCATACGATAAAGATGATAATTGCTATTGTAAAAGCCATTGCTTGTCCCCTTTCCAAGGGTAAATTAACCTGTCTAAATACATAGAGCTTTTCTATCAATATATGCTGAGATTAAGAAAATATTTAAGTCTTTTTCAGCAATTGTTGCATAGATTTAATTAACACGTAATTTAGGACAAGCGAAGGAGGAACAACTATGGTAAATACGAGGTTTAAGGCACTGTTACATGGCTGGATTGTCATATTAGCTATTCTATTATTAGCAAGTCTTATTTTATCTTTATTACTACGCTTTACTTCTTTAGGAGCTTCTACACTTAGTGGAACAACAACAATTATTAGTTTTCTTGCATTATTTGCAGGGGGTTGGGTTGCTGGACTAAAAGCCGGAGAAAAAGGATGGCTAATTGGGATTCTTACTAGTCTTGGATTTTCTTTATTTATTTTCTTATATCAATACTTAGGACTTCAAACTGTTTTTTCTTTATCACAGATTTTATATCATACTGGGTTTTTAGTAACGGGTCTAGTTGGAGCTATTTTTGGGGTTAATACGTATCGTAAAGCCTAATAACTATACTTTTTGATCGTTCACTAGGTTTGGAATTGCTTGATAGTATCTAAAAGAGACTACTTATTTAAAAGATTTAGTTTAACACGAAACATCTATACACTACGACGTAAGGGGTGTTTTCGAAACAAAATAAAGAGGGCAGCACTTGAGTGCTGTCCTCTCTATTTTTTAGCCTGTAACGTTTTATTAATTAAGCTTCTGTCTGAGAGACTACATCTCTAACAGACGAACGATCATATGTAAGCTTCGTTCCATCTACTTCAATAATAACTGTATCTTCATCGATCGCATACACAGTTCCATGCATACCACCAATCGTGATAATTTTGTCTCCCTTTTGTAGATCGCTTTGCATTTGTCTTACTTTCTTTTGACGTTTTTGTTGTGGACGAATTAAAAGAAAATAAAAAATCACAAACATTAAAATAAACGGAAAAACTGTTGCAAGTATATCCAATCTATTCCCCTCCTTCTTAAAAGTTTTTAGCATTTGGTTTATTATAACCATAATCTTCAAAGAATTTCTCTTTGAAATCACCAAGACGATCTTCTTTTATCGCTTCGCGGACTTGCTCCATTAAGTTTAACAGAAAATACAGGTTATGATAAGTAGTAAGTCTAAAACCGAAAGTTTCATT
The nucleotide sequence above comes from Paraliobacillus zengyii. Encoded proteins:
- a CDS encoding DUF421 domain-containing protein, with translation MDFELGTLIFRTFFIYIIVVIIFRLMGKREIGELSILDIVVFIMVAEMAVFTVEDTDRMLIEALIPMGLLLFIQRTVAWLSLKNKHFRDWFEGKASVIISRGKVDEYEMKKNRYTFDDLLQQLRENGTKSIQDVAFAILEPSGKLSIFENANQEEESAENGFVVPLIIDGVIQLEGLEKIDQNESWLIANLKQKGYADIKQISFCSLDQSKNWFVDIKNEYT
- a CDS encoding ArsB/NhaD family transporter; this translates as MAFTIAIIIFIVCYLFIISEKVNQALIALSGGVLLLLTKVYTWEAVFTDYIDWNTIALLFSMMVLVSITKKTGLFTYIAIIFAQKVNGAPIPLLIGTAVLTALGSALLDNVTTVLLFVPIILTLTKLLELPTFPYLLTIILSSNIGGTATLIGDPPNIMIGQAVEHFTFLSFITNLGPVVIILFICMLGFVVLRFRKELVMKLHLVDDLLQINASKYIKKSPMIYQSVSVLSLTILGFLLHPIFHIDLTTVAVFGALLLLMLTEKELETEKVFQEIEWITLFFFIGLFMLVGGLEEVGAIDELARYIIWVTEGDLPLTAIILLWISGLISQIINNIPFVAAMIPVIEEFQAYGMTNVDPLWWALALGACLGGNGTLIGASANVVVAGLAEGEGESISFMRYLKYGIPFVLFSMIVCTIYIYFRYLRPFIDSFLIG
- a CDS encoding TIGR04086 family membrane protein; this translates as MVNTRFKALLHGWIVILAILLLASLILSLLLRFTSLGASTLSGTTTIISFLALFAGGWVAGLKAGEKGWLIGILTSLGFSLFIFLYQYLGLQTVFSLSQILYHTGFLVTGLVGAIFGVNTYRKA
- the yajC gene encoding preprotein translocase subunit YajC encodes the protein MDILATVFPFILMFVIFYFLLIRPQQKRQKKVRQMQSDLQKGDKIITIGGMHGTVYAIDEDTVIIEVDGTKLTYDRSSVRDVVSQTEA